agCTAGGGTCGAACGGtcaatttttttgaaacaaaaagtACATTTACCAAAATTTAGAACTATAGAATCGCTTATCAAGCCACACAAGTTTGATCCTTGTATTCATGCTTTTTATGATACAATAATGTCTGTTCTAGGTATGTATTAAGTTCAGGATCATCTtagataatattatttaacaaaattggaCCGCCTGACCTTATCTTAAGCgtaaagaaaaactttttatattgaTTAAATTCCTTAAATTATAGTAAAGTTGTTCACAAATCcaattgtattaatttatatttgtaagtaGTAAAAATAAGGCCAGGAACTTATTTCATAACTGGTTTATTACTTTATACATGTTCTGGTATACTTTTCAATCATAAATatcaattcaaatttaatttattgacattaaacaaattattacattaatttaaagtccGACAGATAAAGCATAtttcatgtttttaaaaggaataagaaaagatataacattttaaagttgCTTTCacaaataatacttttttcagatttttgaGATTCAAAATAGGTTTACAGAATGATATAAAGTAAATGCAATTCTACTTACTAGCCCTACTAgtaattacttaaaaataaagctGTAAATTGTAATATACTTTCCTTTTTTGCAGCTCCTCCATCGCGGTGAGCAGCGCCAACAATCCCCTGAATGTGACCGTGTCCAGCTGCAGCACCATCAGCTAAGATTGGGCGTTCCAGGGGCGCCACTTCTACCCTTTTGTACATAGAGTCTTTTACCGGGCGGGCCAGGCGTTGCAACTCATTTCTTTAGGTGTTACCTTGTAGTTGAATGTTTCACAAATTGCTTGATAAATAACCTGATTGATTGGCCAGGCCAAGGAACCGAACAGCGGCGTCTTCCAGATCGGCTAATCCTTTCAAACCGGTGCTGGAAGCGTAGACCGGGATGATCTATGGATCGTCCACTGTTGCTGCTACTTCCACTTAGATTGTACGTTTCGTCATaactcttatttttttctaccAATACAACTGAATACTGAACGAAGATCCGCTGGAGTCCCCTCCAGATGGCAGTCAATGGAGCTTTGACCAGGACTAGTGCAAGCGCTGAACTTGTAAAAAGTATTTCCTAAGCGAAAAGTAGTACATAGGGTTTGTATAGTGACTAaattaaaacgtttaattAGAGCAAAATACGATCGATATCGATATCTTAATttctgttttagtttttaacaaaaaaatataaacacaaagCGTAATGGATAAATGTCTTTTGTAGACGCTGCTCACGGGTTTACAAATCAGcacttcatttattttacttttaataataataattattaataaattattataattaatttataataattcaCGGCGCGTTTTATTAATTAGTGGTTGTTGTTTGTGGTTTGTTTTCCTCCATGTATGAATCGTATAAAAAGAACAAGAGCGAGCGGCGGTTAATTCTGATCGGTGGACTCCTTGGCCTCGGCCTCGGCATCCTCGCCGCCCTCCTCCACGGGCGGCACACGGACATCGGCGCTGCTGTCGGGCTGGACGAGCACCTTCTTGGGACTCGGCCCATAGCTGTCCGCCTCTGCAGAAATGGCACCCGACGGCCCGGGAGCAGcgtcctcatcctcgtcgtcgtGGGTCGTCGATTCCGGCTGCAAACTGGCCGCGGCCTCGGAAGCCACGCCGTTTTTCGTCTCCTCCACGGAGCACTCCTCGGGATGTGACAGCTTGCGCTTGGCGATCCGCTCGCTGAGCGCCTTGTGCAGCTGGGCAATGTCCGCCGGTCGGCCCATGGCCAGGAAGATCTTGAGGACTCCGGAATTGTCGATGGCCGTCAGGCGCAGTGACTTCTGGCTGGCCCGCTCCGCCACCATGGCGGCCCAGACTTTGGTGTTGAGCAGCAGGCGCAGATTGCCGGAGGTGCGGAAGACCACGCGCGAGTTGCCCCTGCCGTCCTTGGCATCGTTCAGCCGCAGGCTTCCGCGACCGCGCTCCTCCCAGTTGCTGTTGATGAAGGCGAACAGCTTGCAGCTGACGTCGATGATGTTCTTCTCGTCCTCCTCACCGGTGAAGGTCTCCACCTCCTCGTACTTGCGCTTCTGCGCACGGCTCTCCTCGTACTCGCGGGCCACATCCGTGAGGCTCTTGGCCTCGGCGGActccttgttgttgttgctgctgctgctgctgcaggtggAGGacgaggcggcggcggcggcctcGCTGGTCTCTGTGGTCTGGGCAGCGTTCTGGATGACGCTAGAGAAAAGTAgttgcgacgacgacgacgaggcggcggtggaggaggaggcggccTCCTGGGCCGAGCCCGATCCCGAGCTGCCGGCCGCCTCTGCATCCGGCTCTGCGACGGCCTGCTCCGGATTGGGAGCAACCACACGCTCATGCACATTCTGGCCGAAGACAAAGCCGCTGGTCTGGACATGGGGCATGTTGTTCTTGGCGGCGGCAAACATGCTGGAGCGCTCGATGCCATTGCTGCGCAGCTTGGTCAGCGGATCCGGCCGCTCGTCAACCTCGTCGTCCTCCTTCTCGGCGGACGGTTCGGGCGCTACCGGGGCCGGGGTGGTGGCCAcctcctcgtcgtcctcctcgtcCTTGGCCTCGCGCAGGAAGGGATTATTCAGCAGGGCTGCGTCCTCGCCGGCGGCCAGTGCTGTGGAACTGTTGCTGGAGCCGCTGCTGTTGGCCAGCACCGCCGGACGCAGCACGGCACCGCCCAGGCGCGAAGCCTTCAGGGTGAAGCCACCTCGGAAACAGTTAGTTTCGACCGACGCTTCTGGAGCAAGAAAAAACAAGGTTCAGATGTCAGCTTGTGGGGGGAGTTTAAGGCCCAAAAGCTATGCTCGATGGGGCCAGCCTTGGTTTCAACTAACTTTAGAGCTTTTTTTGCCGCACTTACCATTGTTTTCCGACATTGCAAACTTGGCTATTtgcaatttgtaaatataaattgccAAATCTTTTCCAGAAAAGAGCGTTCTCTGTAAAGCCTGCCAAACGTTATCGCTGGGCTATCGCAACTATCGATAGGCAACCGGCCTTGCCCAACACTGGCCCGTGCGGGGCAGTGTTGCCAACTTGCCGctgaaaaaacaagaaatttacAAGTCATCGACAGAGTGTTTGCCAAAAAAGATCGGCTATTATTGCATTTAAACAAAGAGTTACAATTACCGAGAGCAGGCAACCAGCTAACTAGACATGGCTCAGACTCTGGAGGACAAATCCATTTGGGAGGATGGCGAGGAGTCGCTGGGCGAGGAGGTGATGCGTATGTCCACCGATGAGATTGTGAGCAGGACTCGCCTGATGGACAACGAGATCAAGATCATGAAGAGCGAGGTGATGCGCATCACGCACGAGATCCAGGCGCAGAACGAGAAGATCAAGGACAACACCGAGAAGATCAAGGTAAGATCACTGTGAGACACCTCCACCGGCAACAGGCCTTATCCGCAACCCAATCGCCTCCCCCCTGTTTAGGTTAACAAGACGCTGCCCTACCTGGTGTCCAATGTGATAGAGCTCCTGGATGTGGATccgcaggaggaggaggacgacggCTCTGTCACCGTGCTGGACAACCAGCGCAAGGGCAAGTGCGCCGTCATCAAAACATCCACGCGTCAGGCCTATTTCCTGCCCGTCATCGGCCTGGTGGATGCCGAGAAACTGAAGCCAGGTGACCTGGTCGGCGTCAACAAGGACTCGTACTTGATCCTGGAGACCCTGCCCGCTGAGTACGACGCCCGAGTGAAGGCCATGGAGGTGGACGAGCGACCCACAGAACAGTACTCCGACATTGGTGGCCTGGACAAGCAGATCCAGGAGCTTATTGAGGCAGTGGTGCTGCCGATGACGCACAAGGAGAAGTTCAAAAACCTTGGCATTCACCCGCCCAAAGGTAGTGTCCTTACTCTCATTTAAAAGGAATGTTTTTTACCATCTAAATCCTTGCAACTATTAGGCGTTCTCTTGTACGGTCCCCCTGGAACTGGCAAAACTTTGCTGGCTCGTGCCTGCGCCGCCCAGACCAAGTCCACCTTCTTGAAGCTGGCCGGTCCGCAGCTGGTGCAGATGTTCATTGGCGATGGCGCCAAGCTGGTGCGCGATGCCTTCGCCCTGGCCAAGGAAAAGGCGCCCGCTATTATCTTTATCGACGAACTGGACGCCATTGGCACCAAGCGTTTCGATTCAGAGAAGGCCGGCGATCGTGAGGTGCAACGCACCATGCTGGAGCTCCTCAACCAGCTGGACGGCTTCAGCTCCACCGCAGACATCAAGGTTATTGCGGCCACCAATCGTGTGGATATTCTGGATCCCGCTCTGCTGCGTTCTGGTCGTCTGGATCGTAAGATTGAGTTCCCACATCCCAACGAGGAGGCGCGTGCCCGCATTATGCAAATCCATTCGCGTAAAATGAACGTGAGCAATGACGTGAACTTCGAGGAGCTTTCCCGATCGACAGACGACTTCAACGGTGCCCAGTGCAAGGCCGTGTGTGTTGAGGCCGGCATGATCGCCCTGCGCCGCTCCGCCACCTCGGTGACGCACGAGGACTTCATGGACGCCATCATGGAAGTGCAGGCGAAGAAGAAGGCTAATCTTAACTACTACGCTTAGGCTAGAAATTTGCAGTTTAACTCCACATTGTCCGCTCCCATTAAAATAAACCATGGAAATTTAACATACATCGGTTTATCAATCAATTATATGCTGAAGACTAATTCGGATTTAAAGGAATGTTCCGTGGGCCATCAATGTTAATTCCATTTACGAACGTACTGATGATttgtacaattttgttttttggcctgCAATTTAACCCCGAATAATCtctttgaaaataaacaaaaacatatatcaAATGTCGATCGATTCATTGGTTTATCAGTACAACATTCACATTCTGAGTacgatattttttaaatatctaaaaaagtcgattttagaattaataaaaaatattaaatcggGCGAAATTAgatgataaatatttacacgCACACTAATTAACCTATAGGGATGATTAACCAATTCACTAAAACTAATCAGTGGGATCGAGTGAGTGGACGCCATCCGGCGCCGCTGATGTTGAGCTACTGTCGCCTGGCGACGCTGCATCGGCATTCGACGCAGTCGTCGTGGAGGTTTCCGCAGAATG
This genomic window from Drosophila gunungcola strain Sukarami chromosome 3R, Dgunungcola_SK_2, whole genome shotgun sequence contains:
- the LOC128251634 gene encoding ran-binding protein 3, which produces MSENNEASVETNCFRGGFTLKASRLGGAVLRPAVLANSSGSSNSSTALAAGEDAALLNNPFLREAKDEEDDEEVATTPAPVAPEPSAEKEDDEVDERPDPLTKLRSNGIERSSMFAAAKNNMPHVQTSGFVFGQNVHERVVAPNPEQAVAEPDAEAAGSSGSGSAQEAASSSTAASSSSSQLLFSSVIQNAAQTTETSEAAAAASSSTCSSSSSNNNKESAEAKSLTDVAREYEESRAQKRKYEEVETFTGEEDEKNIIDVSCKLFAFINSNWEERGRGSLRLNDAKDGRGNSRVVFRTSGNLRLLLNTKVWAAMVAERASQKSLRLTAIDNSGVLKIFLAMGRPADIAQLHKALSERIAKRKLSHPEECSVEETKNGVASEAAASLQPESTTHDDEDEDAAPGPSGAISAEADSYGPSPKKVLVQPDSSADVRVPPVEEGGEDAEAEAKESTDQN
- the LOC128251635 gene encoding 26S proteasome regulatory subunit 6A-B is translated as MAQTLEDKSIWEDGEESLGEEVMRMSTDEIVSRTRLMDNEIKIMKSEVMRITHEIQAQNEKIKDNTEKIKVNKTLPYLVSNVIELLDVDPQEEEDDGSVTVLDNQRKGKCAVIKTSTRQAYFLPVIGLVDAEKLKPGDLVGVNKDSYLILETLPAEYDARVKAMEVDERPTEQYSDIGGLDKQIQELIEAVVLPMTHKEKFKNLGIHPPKGVLLYGPPGTGKTLLARACAAQTKSTFLKLAGPQLVQMFIGDGAKLVRDAFALAKEKAPAIIFIDELDAIGTKRFDSEKAGDREVQRTMLELLNQLDGFSSTADIKVIAATNRVDILDPALLRSGRLDRKIEFPHPNEEARARIMQIHSRKMNVSNDVNFEELSRSTDDFNGAQCKAVCVEAGMIALRRSATSVTHEDFMDAIMEVQAKKKANLNYYA